A single region of the Kineosporiaceae bacterium SCSIO 59966 genome encodes:
- a CDS encoding restriction endonuclease, protein MTGINVEWALGELDKFIQQTVMTNNSYVGNGVVSLSNKSSTAATDAEVAQQAQVVEKIFDRVVPSWRTDIELRKSNRWTRHREAAIRVKAELERQEEVRKNLGDDAPELSAANLHPWVWDGASSLWHSGHFREAVEGAIRKLNAETQNKLGRRDVSETDLFNQAFSEQPAAAKNPRLHRMPDDGSKTFRSVQRGARMFAEGVFAGIRNPLAHEADQEMPEQQALEYLAALSVLARWVDESTLEVAS, encoded by the coding sequence ATGACAGGGATCAATGTCGAGTGGGCTCTTGGTGAGCTGGACAAGTTCATCCAGCAGACCGTGATGACGAACAACAGCTATGTCGGTAACGGAGTCGTGTCGCTCTCCAACAAGTCCAGCACCGCGGCTACGGACGCCGAGGTGGCGCAGCAAGCACAGGTCGTGGAGAAGATCTTTGACCGGGTCGTGCCGAGCTGGCGCACCGACATCGAGCTACGTAAGAGCAACCGCTGGACACGGCACCGTGAGGCGGCTATTCGCGTGAAGGCAGAGCTGGAGCGTCAGGAGGAGGTCCGCAAGAACCTTGGCGATGACGCCCCGGAGTTGTCGGCTGCGAACCTGCATCCGTGGGTCTGGGACGGCGCGTCGTCGCTGTGGCACTCGGGGCACTTCCGCGAGGCCGTAGAAGGCGCGATTCGCAAGTTGAACGCCGAGACGCAGAACAAGCTCGGTCGTCGTGATGTGAGCGAGACAGATCTCTTCAACCAGGCGTTCAGCGAACAGCCCGCTGCTGCGAAGAATCCGCGTCTGCACCGTATGCCGGATGACGGTAGTAAGACCTTCAGGTCGGTGCAGCGTGGTGCTCGCATGTTTGCCGAGGGCGTGTTCGCTGGTATCCGTAACCCGCTTGCTCACGAGGCTGACCAGGAGATGCCCGAACAGCAAGCCCTTGAGTACTTGGCGGCGCTCAGTGTGCTGGCGCGCTGGGTGGATGAATCGACGTTGGAGGTTGCATCGTGA